A single Nitrosospira multiformis ATCC 25196 DNA region contains:
- a CDS encoding HNH endonuclease — protein sequence MDDVSWSDEELKASIEAYVEMQRNERTGQLIVKKQYYKKLVEMFGRSERVFESLMQNISYVLSLMGRGWMSGLKPARDIGPLVAARIEQLLEQISGQKAVPVAAFEIAVREAAEQKDLPKPSGNPRPKRRRISVAQLERDPNVKAWVLQQAAGTCESCEKPAPFQGADGSPYLELHYVQGLADGGADAVSNAVALCPNCHREIHYGANAQAVEAWLYDTVQRLERD from the coding sequence ATGGATGACGTTTCCTGGAGCGATGAAGAACTGAAGGCTTCCATTGAAGCTTACGTTGAGATGCAGCGCAATGAGCGTACGGGCCAGCTTATTGTAAAGAAGCAGTATTACAAAAAGCTGGTGGAAATGTTCGGCCGCAGCGAACGGGTTTTTGAATCTCTCATGCAGAACATTTCCTATGTCCTTTCGCTCATGGGACGCGGATGGATGAGCGGACTGAAGCCGGCAAGAGATATCGGGCCTCTTGTTGCTGCGCGGATCGAACAATTGCTGGAGCAGATCAGTGGACAAAAGGCGGTTCCAGTAGCCGCTTTTGAGATTGCTGTGCGCGAGGCAGCGGAACAGAAAGACCTTCCCAAGCCCAGCGGTAATCCCCGCCCTAAACGCCGACGCATATCTGTTGCGCAATTAGAGCGTGATCCCAACGTGAAGGCATGGGTGTTGCAACAGGCAGCAGGAACTTGCGAATCATGCGAAAAACCCGCTCCATTTCAAGGAGCGGATGGATCACCTTATCTCGAATTGCATTACGTTCAGGGCCTGGCTGATGGCGGAGCCGATGCTGTCTCCAATGCAGTGGCGCTGTGTCCCAATTGTCATCGCGAGATACATTATGGCGCCAATGCTCAGGCTGTGGAAGCGTGGCTGTATGACACGGTCCAGAGACTGGAGCGGGATTAG
- the astB gene encoding N-succinylarginine dihydrolase: protein MNAYEANFDGLVGPTHNYGGLAVGNIASAESALTNSNPREAALQGLEKMKRLADLGLMQGVLPPQERPAVSVLRKLGFTGEDATIIRCAAKVAPGLLRACSSASSMWVANAATVSPSADTEDGKVHLTAANLPSQFHRSIEAPVTSAVLKRVFSNERYFVHHDPLPSNLYFGDEGAANHMRLCPRHGEPGVEIFVFGRSASRDIPKPLRFPARQSLEASEAVARLHQIKRGKELFVQQGPAAIDAGAFHNDVLAVANCDVLFYHEAAYRDWEETEARITKACDWPIHFIRTGEEDVTLAEAVRTYLFNAQLLTLPGNEMMILAPSECRDSHSARNFLERVVQDAANPIAHVEYVDLRQSMKNGGGPACLRLRVVLTEPELDAVQENSRVILDECLYNDLKAWIEKHYRECLSPTDLGDPALLQESRAALDELTTILGFGSLYDFQRP from the coding sequence ATGAACGCTTACGAAGCCAATTTTGACGGATTGGTAGGGCCCACGCACAATTATGGTGGACTGGCGGTAGGAAATATCGCTTCTGCAGAGAGTGCCCTGACAAATTCCAATCCCCGCGAAGCGGCATTGCAGGGATTGGAAAAAATGAAACGGCTTGCTGATCTCGGCCTCATGCAGGGCGTTCTGCCGCCGCAGGAACGTCCAGCTGTTTCGGTGCTCCGAAAGCTGGGATTTACCGGGGAGGATGCAACCATCATCCGGTGCGCGGCAAAGGTTGCTCCCGGCCTTCTGCGCGCCTGCTCGTCCGCATCCAGCATGTGGGTGGCCAACGCCGCCACTGTTTCGCCGAGCGCCGATACCGAGGATGGCAAGGTGCATCTTACGGCTGCCAATCTACCCTCGCAATTTCATCGAAGCATCGAGGCGCCTGTTACCAGTGCCGTTTTGAAACGGGTGTTCAGTAATGAGCGCTATTTTGTGCACCACGATCCCCTGCCGTCCAATCTTTATTTTGGAGATGAGGGGGCTGCCAACCACATGCGTCTCTGCCCAAGGCACGGTGAACCCGGGGTGGAGATTTTTGTCTTTGGCCGCTCTGCCAGCCGCGATATTCCCAAGCCGCTGCGATTTCCTGCACGCCAGTCGCTGGAGGCCAGCGAAGCGGTTGCAAGGTTGCACCAAATCAAGCGTGGAAAGGAATTGTTCGTGCAGCAAGGCCCTGCGGCCATCGATGCAGGGGCGTTTCATAACGACGTGCTGGCGGTGGCAAACTGCGATGTCCTGTTTTACCACGAAGCGGCATACCGGGATTGGGAGGAAACCGAAGCTAGAATTACAAAGGCATGCGACTGGCCGATCCACTTCATCAGGACTGGGGAAGAAGATGTCACGCTTGCCGAGGCGGTGAGGACTTATCTCTTTAATGCCCAGCTTCTTACTCTTCCCGGTAACGAGATGATGATCCTCGCGCCCTCGGAGTGCCGGGACTCTCATTCTGCCAGAAACTTTCTCGAACGCGTTGTGCAGGATGCCGCTAATCCCATTGCGCATGTCGAGTATGTAGATTTGCGTCAAAGCATGAAAAACGGAGGAGGGCCTGCCTGCCTGCGACTTCGTGTCGTGCTAACCGAACCGGAACTTGATGCTGTGCAGGAAAACAGCCGCGTGATTCTTGATGAGTGCCTCTACAATGACCTCAAGGCATGGATCGAAAAGCATTACCGCGAGTGCCTTTCACCAACTGATCTGGGTGATCCGGCTCTCCTGCAGGAGAGCCGTGCTGCATTGGACGAACTGACGACTATACTGGGATTTGGTTCGCTGTACGATTTCCAGAGGCCTTGA
- a CDS encoding NlpC/P60 family protein, whose protein sequence is MKKSIWFMIVPLTIGLVGCSSIPEKGKKVTHAPGITHAPGAKVDLEKTSLVKKMLYEQYNQWKHTRYRIGGMSKNGIDCSGFVQVTFKTKLGVILPRSTEFQAQLGESVGKSELRAGDLVFFKTGWRGRHVGVYIEEGRFLHASSTYGVTISGLNEGYWKSAYWKAKRLDM, encoded by the coding sequence ATGAAAAAAAGCATCTGGTTCATGATTGTCCCTCTGACCATTGGATTGGTCGGATGCAGCAGCATACCGGAAAAGGGCAAGAAAGTTACCCATGCACCCGGAATTACTCATGCACCCGGAGCCAAGGTAGATCTTGAGAAGACGTCACTGGTGAAGAAAATGCTGTATGAGCAGTACAACCAGTGGAAACATACCCGATATCGGATTGGCGGCATGAGCAAGAACGGCATCGACTGCTCCGGTTTCGTTCAGGTGACATTCAAGACCAAGCTGGGTGTGATATTGCCGCGCTCGACCGAGTTCCAGGCGCAACTGGGAGAGAGTGTCGGTAAAAGCGAACTGAGAGCGGGAGATCTTGTTTTTTTCAAGACAGGCTGGAGGGGCCGGCATGTAGGGGTCTATATCGAAGAAGGCAGATTTCTCCATGCTTCAAGCACCTATGGGGTGACCATTTCAGGATTGAACGAGGGCTACTGGAAATCCGCCTACTGGAAAGCGAAGCGGCTGGATATGTAA
- a CDS encoding nitrosocyanin: MMKINKAMFAGLAFGMLLTGAVHAAEQKFTVVINAYDTTIPELNVEGVTVKNIRAFNVLNEPEALTVKKGNTVKVTIENKSPISEGFSIDAYGIKEVIKAGETKTVSFKADKVGAFTIWCQLHPKNIHLPGSLNVID; the protein is encoded by the coding sequence ATGATGAAAATAAACAAGGCAATGTTTGCAGGTCTGGCTTTTGGCATGCTGTTGACGGGTGCGGTGCACGCAGCAGAACAAAAATTCACGGTGGTTATCAATGCCTATGACACCACGATTCCTGAACTCAATGTCGAAGGTGTTACGGTCAAGAACATCCGGGCTTTCAATGTTCTCAACGAACCGGAAGCGCTGACGGTCAAGAAAGGTAATACCGTAAAGGTCACCATTGAGAACAAATCGCCCATCAGCGAAGGTTTCTCCATCGATGCCTATGGAATCAAGGAAGTAATCAAGGCGGGCGAAACCAAGACCGTCAGCTTCAAGGCGGACAAGGTCGGTGCATTCACCATCTGGTGCCAGCTTCACCCCAAGAACATCCACCTTCCCGGTTCTCTGAACGTCATCGATTAA
- a CDS encoding GNAT family N-acetyltransferase has translation MPDTTHATIRSARLGDVEHILAEYRQAVAELPREESANLLWRPYDEFKAAVENGLFFVIENAVGSFMAGAGVFDLPGSVEKELGMCYVKKEWRGYGLQNLLLQIRICAATLGHVPDKSGEDAATKSFAALITGVKPANEHSAANTERLGFEPLPTPPSALFNACASCRTPPARDSGRKCCCDFFYLSDARRAEAIEKSLQMENWSRTRNGHGLIVALKIRHLLDIDFRNALHDIVQELRAQEPRVPTPGKQVK, from the coding sequence ATGCCAGACACTACTCATGCAACCATCCGGTCAGCACGCCTTGGAGATGTCGAGCACATATTGGCGGAATATCGGCAAGCCGTTGCAGAACTGCCGCGGGAAGAATCCGCAAACCTGTTATGGCGGCCTTACGATGAATTCAAGGCCGCAGTCGAGAACGGTCTGTTTTTTGTCATAGAGAATGCCGTGGGTAGTTTCATGGCAGGGGCTGGTGTGTTCGACTTGCCAGGTTCGGTCGAAAAAGAACTGGGGATGTGTTACGTAAAAAAGGAATGGAGAGGCTATGGATTGCAGAACCTCCTTTTGCAAATCAGAATTTGCGCTGCGACACTGGGTCACGTTCCGGATAAAAGCGGAGAAGATGCCGCCACAAAAAGCTTTGCGGCGTTAATTACCGGAGTAAAGCCGGCCAATGAACATTCTGCTGCCAATACTGAACGGCTTGGCTTCGAACCTCTCCCGACACCTCCATCGGCGTTGTTCAATGCCTGCGCTTCCTGCCGTACGCCTCCTGCCCGGGACTCAGGACGGAAGTGCTGCTGCGATTTTTTCTATCTGTCCGACGCCAGACGCGCGGAAGCCATCGAAAAAAGCCTGCAGATGGAAAACTGGAGTCGGACGCGAAACGGACATGGGCTTATCGTGGCATTGAAAATTCGCCACCTGCTGGACATCGATTTTCGCAATGCGCTGCATGATATTGTACAAGAACTGCGCGCCCAGGAACCGCGGGTTCCAACGCCTGGAAAGCAAGTGAAATGA
- a CDS encoding monovalent cation/H+ antiporter subunit A — protein MSLIWIVILPFTGSLCAAFLPSHARNVAAWLAGTVAVACVILTVRLYQPIAGGEVIRESVHWIPQLGLDFTFRLDGFAWLFAMLVTVMGALVVLYARYYMAAQDPVPRFFSFFLAFMGAMLGVVLSGNLIQLVVFWELTSLTSFMLIAYWYHRPDARHGARMALTVTAAGGLCLLAGILMLGWVAGSYDLDRVLASGDLIRAHSWYVPMLILIGLGALTKSAQFPFHFWLPHAMAAPTPVSVYLHSATMVKAGVFLLVRLWPVLAGTDEWFWMIGTAGLLSLVLGAYAAVFQRDMKGVLAYSTISHLGLITLLLGLNSPLALIAAIFHIMNHATFKASLFMAAGMVDHETGTRDLSRLSGLRRAMPITATLAAVGAASMAGVPLFNGFLSKEMFFAETVFVSGHLITRIGLPAMAVVWGTLSVAYSLRFILQVFFGPPADDLPKKPHEPPRWMLFPSALLVTACLVVGMFPATTVGSYLNMASRSVLGEHTPFHSLAVWHGFSLPLMMSLAAMAGGILLYRALGEYQQGTTVVPLIERFDGKRIFEFMLEKLDRLAMRLLRWLSTEHLQVQMLLLIIAVFASALISLSRGGLPEGDKPPLPVEPTFAALWLIGAVCAIAAAAQAKYHRLAALTLSGVAGLATCMTFVWFSAPDLALTQLIVEVVTLVLLLLGLRWLPPRDKSLDHETVPLPVRMRAEGRRSRDLVIAICAGIGITGLSYAILTRSAGEGISPFFIENSLPLAGGSNVINVILVDFRGFDTMGEITVLGIVALTVFALLRRFRPAAEAMAVPVKQQEQDEQMGALPSDPHALLPAGPMMVPAVFVQLLLPVSGMVAIYFLLRGHNEPGGGFVAGLIVTTAVILQYLVGGTAWAESRTRIFPQYWLAAGLLGAAGAGMSAWLVGRPFLSALAWHGTLPIIGEMHLSTVLLFDLGVFFLVIGAAVLILVALAHQSRRAHRKHEIAEVETTVEAAVEVPGLPAEEGESPHASASLSVPVASTAPTDYAPGEAGRQKLPHVSPPKERED, from the coding sequence ATGTCGTTGATCTGGATAGTTATCCTGCCCTTCACGGGTAGCCTCTGCGCGGCGTTTCTGCCATCCCACGCGCGCAACGTCGCAGCCTGGCTCGCGGGTACCGTTGCGGTGGCATGCGTCATTCTCACTGTCCGGTTGTATCAACCAATAGCTGGAGGGGAGGTGATACGGGAATCGGTGCACTGGATTCCTCAGTTGGGTCTCGACTTCACGTTTCGCCTCGATGGCTTTGCCTGGCTGTTTGCAATGCTGGTTACAGTGATGGGCGCCCTGGTTGTACTGTATGCGCGCTATTACATGGCAGCGCAAGACCCGGTTCCCCGTTTTTTCTCGTTCTTTCTCGCTTTCATGGGCGCGATGCTGGGGGTCGTGCTGTCCGGTAACCTGATTCAACTGGTGGTGTTCTGGGAACTGACCAGTCTGACGTCTTTCATGTTGATAGCATACTGGTATCACCGGCCGGATGCCCGCCACGGCGCCCGCATGGCTTTGACCGTCACGGCGGCTGGCGGTCTTTGCCTGCTTGCCGGAATCCTGATGCTCGGATGGGTAGCGGGGAGTTACGATCTGGATCGTGTGCTTGCCTCTGGCGATCTGATCCGTGCGCATTCCTGGTATGTGCCCATGCTGATCCTGATTGGATTGGGAGCGTTGACTAAAAGCGCACAATTTCCATTTCATTTCTGGTTGCCGCATGCCATGGCGGCGCCTACACCCGTATCTGTCTACCTTCATTCGGCAACGATGGTCAAAGCAGGTGTTTTCCTGCTTGTCCGGCTCTGGCCTGTGCTTGCAGGTACCGACGAATGGTTCTGGATGATCGGTACGGCAGGTCTTCTGTCGCTCGTGCTGGGCGCATACGCGGCGGTGTTTCAGCGGGATATGAAAGGTGTGCTGGCTTATTCCACCATCAGCCATCTGGGTCTGATTACGCTGCTGCTTGGGTTGAACAGTCCCCTGGCGTTGATAGCCGCAATTTTTCATATCATGAATCACGCTACATTCAAGGCATCGCTTTTCATGGCGGCAGGCATGGTCGATCATGAAACCGGCACACGCGATTTATCGCGGTTGAGCGGGTTGCGGCGTGCCATGCCCATCACCGCTACGCTGGCCGCGGTGGGTGCTGCGTCGATGGCGGGTGTGCCGTTGTTCAATGGTTTTCTTTCGAAAGAGATGTTTTTTGCCGAGACCGTGTTTGTCAGCGGACACCTGATCACCCGGATTGGCCTGCCGGCAATGGCTGTGGTTTGGGGAACACTCAGCGTGGCCTATTCGCTGCGTTTTATTCTGCAAGTGTTTTTCGGGCCTCCGGCGGACGATCTGCCGAAAAAGCCGCACGAGCCACCGCGCTGGATGCTGTTTCCCAGCGCGCTGCTTGTCACCGCCTGTCTGGTAGTTGGAATGTTTCCCGCCACGACTGTTGGGTCGTACCTGAACATGGCCTCGCGGTCCGTACTTGGGGAACACACGCCGTTCCACAGCCTCGCGGTATGGCATGGTTTCAGTCTCCCTCTCATGATGAGCCTGGCTGCGATGGCAGGGGGAATCCTCCTGTACCGGGCACTGGGAGAATACCAGCAGGGTACGACAGTAGTACCGCTGATCGAACGTTTCGACGGCAAGCGTATTTTCGAATTCATGCTCGAAAAGCTTGACAGGCTGGCAATGCGCCTTTTGCGATGGTTATCCACCGAGCATCTGCAGGTCCAGATGCTGCTGCTTATCATTGCCGTGTTTGCCAGCGCGCTGATATCGCTTTCCAGGGGCGGCCTGCCCGAGGGCGACAAGCCTCCCCTTCCGGTTGAACCGACTTTTGCGGCGCTGTGGCTGATCGGCGCGGTCTGTGCAATCGCGGCCGCCGCCCAGGCAAAGTATCACCGGCTTGCTGCATTGACCTTGTCAGGCGTAGCGGGATTGGCAACCTGCATGACCTTCGTCTGGTTTTCCGCGCCTGACCTGGCGCTGACACAGCTTATCGTAGAGGTCGTCACACTTGTCCTGCTTCTGCTGGGTCTGCGCTGGCTGCCGCCGCGCGATAAGTCGCTGGACCATGAAACGGTGCCGCTGCCGGTACGTATGCGCGCCGAGGGGCGCCGCTCGCGGGATCTGGTGATCGCGATTTGTGCGGGTATCGGTATCACCGGATTGAGCTACGCAATTCTGACCCGGTCCGCCGGGGAAGGCATTTCGCCTTTTTTTATCGAGAATTCATTGCCTCTGGCGGGTGGATCGAACGTCATCAATGTGATCCTGGTTGATTTCCGCGGTTTCGATACGATGGGTGAGATAACCGTGCTGGGTATCGTGGCATTGACTGTGTTCGCGCTGCTGCGAAGGTTCCGCCCTGCGGCTGAGGCTATGGCCGTGCCGGTAAAGCAGCAGGAACAGGATGAACAGATGGGGGCGTTGCCGTCAGATCCGCATGCTTTGCTGCCCGCTGGGCCAATGATGGTGCCGGCGGTGTTCGTGCAGTTGCTGCTGCCGGTTTCGGGCATGGTGGCGATTTATTTTTTATTGCGCGGGCATAACGAACCGGGCGGCGGCTTCGTGGCGGGGTTGATCGTCACGACAGCGGTCATTTTGCAATACCTCGTGGGAGGCACTGCTTGGGCCGAATCCCGTACCCGTATTTTCCCCCAATACTGGCTTGCAGCGGGGTTACTTGGTGCCGCAGGTGCGGGCATGTCAGCGTGGCTGGTGGGCCGTCCATTTCTTTCTGCGCTGGCATGGCATGGCACTTTGCCAATAATCGGCGAGATGCACCTTTCAACGGTGTTGCTGTTCGATCTGGGTGTCTTTTTTCTGGTGATTGGCGCAGCGGTGTTGATCCTGGTGGCGCTTGCCCACCAGTCACGGCGCGCGCACCGCAAGCATGAAATTGCAGAAGTTGAGACGACGGTAGAGGCGGCGGTGGAGGTGCCGGGTTTGCCGGCAGAGGAAGGCGAAAGCCCTCATGCATCCGCCTCGCTCTCTGTCCCCGTCGCTTCAACGGCTCCGACTGACTATGCGCCTGGGGAAGCCGGAAGGCAAAAGCTTCCCCATGTTTCGCCTCCGAAGGAGAGGGAGGATTGA
- a CDS encoding VOC family protein: protein MAITLNHTIVPARDKEESARFYSRIFGFRYVGPFSHFIVVKVNDTLSLDFDNREKFDSNHYAFKVTEQEFDEIFNRLKTENIKYGSGPFDPENMSINHNDGGRGVYFRDPAGHLLEMLTVDYKIS from the coding sequence ATGGCCATCACCCTCAATCACACCATCGTACCGGCGCGCGACAAGGAGGAATCCGCACGGTTCTATTCGAGAATATTCGGTTTCCGGTATGTCGGCCCGTTTTCTCATTTCATTGTGGTGAAAGTGAACGACACACTTTCTCTGGATTTCGATAACCGGGAAAAATTCGATTCGAACCATTATGCATTCAAGGTAACGGAGCAGGAGTTCGACGAGATCTTCAACAGGTTGAAAACGGAGAACATCAAGTATGGCAGCGGCCCTTTCGATCCCGAAAACATGAGTATCAACCATAACGACGGCGGGCGCGGCGTCTATTTCCGCGATCCCGCCGGGCATCTGCTGGAAATGCTGACGGTTGATTACAAGATTTCTTGA
- the gltX gene encoding glutamate--tRNA ligase yields MIRTRFAPSPTGYLHIGGARTALFSWAYARKHGGKFVLRIEDTDLERSTAQSTQAILDGMAWLGLDYDEGPFYQMQRLARYHEVAEQLLRRGQAYYCYCSREELDAMREQQRAAGLKPRYDGRWRDSREEPPAGVKPVVRLKNPLDGEVTFKDLIKGEITVANSELDDLVLLRGDGVPTYNFGVVIDDLDMNITHVIRGDDHVNNTPRQINILKALGAPLPQYAHVPMILGADGERLSKRHGAVSVMQYREDGYLPEALVNYLARLGWSHGDEEIFSREQLVEWFDLSNINRSPAKFNPEKLQWLNQQYLKTADNERLAELVKPFLAADGCDVTGGGTPDLRKVMNLLKERVNTIAELADAAVYFFRPLEPAEELRAQYFSAEAKGPILDLRTKLATLEWEGHAINDAIKASATAHGVKMPKVAMPLRVMVTGEAQTPAINAVLELLGREETLRRMDRQLEYFLS; encoded by the coding sequence ATGATTCGCACTCGTTTCGCTCCCAGTCCTACGGGCTATCTTCATATTGGCGGCGCTCGCACGGCGCTGTTTTCCTGGGCTTATGCCCGCAAGCATGGCGGTAAATTCGTCCTTCGGATTGAAGATACGGATCTGGAACGTTCCACTGCTCAATCAACCCAAGCGATTCTGGACGGTATGGCGTGGCTGGGGCTGGACTATGACGAGGGGCCGTTTTACCAGATGCAGCGGCTGGCCCGCTACCATGAAGTAGCGGAGCAGTTGTTGCGCAGGGGGCAGGCCTATTACTGCTATTGCAGCAGGGAAGAACTGGATGCAATGCGGGAGCAGCAGCGCGCGGCGGGATTGAAGCCGCGTTATGATGGTCGCTGGCGTGATTCCAGGGAGGAACCTCCTGCCGGTGTGAAGCCGGTCGTGCGATTGAAAAATCCGCTGGATGGGGAGGTAACATTCAAGGACCTGATTAAGGGTGAAATCACCGTTGCCAACAGTGAGCTGGATGATCTCGTGCTGTTGCGCGGGGATGGAGTGCCGACTTATAACTTTGGCGTGGTGATTGACGATCTCGATATGAACATCACGCATGTGATTCGGGGTGATGATCACGTGAACAACACACCGCGCCAGATCAATATATTGAAGGCCTTGGGCGCGCCTCTGCCGCAATATGCGCATGTGCCGATGATTCTCGGTGCGGATGGCGAGCGTTTATCGAAGCGGCATGGCGCGGTCTCGGTGATGCAATATCGTGAAGATGGTTACCTGCCAGAGGCGTTGGTGAATTATCTGGCCCGGCTGGGCTGGTCGCATGGTGATGAGGAAATATTCAGCCGGGAGCAGTTGGTGGAGTGGTTCGATTTATCCAATATCAATCGCTCACCGGCGAAGTTCAATCCGGAAAAATTGCAATGGCTCAACCAGCAGTACCTGAAAACGGCGGACAACGAGCGGCTGGCGGAATTGGTAAAACCTTTTCTCGCGGCGGACGGCTGTGACGTTACGGGCGGAGGGACCCCCGATTTGCGCAAGGTTATGAATCTGCTCAAGGAGCGCGTCAATACCATTGCGGAACTGGCAGATGCGGCCGTTTATTTCTTCCGGCCGCTGGAACCTGCCGAGGAACTGAGAGCACAGTATTTCTCCGCTGAGGCTAAAGGCCCAATTCTCGATTTGCGGACAAAACTTGCCACCCTCGAATGGGAAGGCCATGCCATCAACGACGCAATCAAGGCCAGCGCTACGGCACATGGCGTGAAGATGCCGAAGGTGGCAATGCCATTACGCGTTATGGTTACAGGAGAAGCCCAGACTCCGGCGATCAATGCGGTGCTGGAACTGCTGGGGAGGGAGGAAACGCTGCGGAGGATGGACAGGCAGCTTGAGTACTTTTTGAGCTGA
- a CDS encoding ABC1 kinase family protein encodes MLWQAMTAARDLGRLHEIASILIRHGFGDVVRRLGFAHALERAGRALRWSEATELAQLEPQASVRRAMEEMGPTFVKLGQILATRVDLFDPEWIAEFSKLQDSTPASPYPEVHQQLTEDLGAPPEEIFAAFEPEPFAAGSIAQVHLARLEDGTEVVVKVRRPGIRVVVEADLRWLSRLAELIETGNSELRHFHWQEVVAQFTQSLRRELDFGAECRHAERVASNFAGYSDEASPILPLAQPAGEGESSSLLPLIVIPKVYWQWTGERVCVQEYIQGISGRDVAAVDRAGLDRKVLARRGVGAVIKMILVDGLFHADPHPGNLFYLPGNRIAFIDFGMIGLLGEARRGELIHLLLGLVQYDSAAVAGVLLDWTGEGDVNEEALKTEIQLFVDQYLGVPLKQLKLGSMLADLVAILRGHRLHLPPDLALFFKAFITLEGTGRELDPELDIAGEALPLLRDAMAIRYAPAAMAKRGWRTAIELASLLSNLPRDLSRLLRSARRGKVDIHIEVAHLKHVGDQLDGAVNRLVVGIVVAAVIVGSSVVMAVSTGPTLWGVPFFSLLGFACATIGAIWLFSAISRANRADRERKPRGD; translated from the coding sequence ATGCTCTGGCAGGCAATGACCGCAGCGCGGGATCTCGGGCGCCTGCACGAGATTGCTTCAATCCTCATACGGCATGGTTTCGGGGATGTGGTGCGCCGGCTCGGGTTTGCCCACGCGCTGGAGCGCGCGGGACGCGCATTGCGCTGGAGCGAGGCCACCGAACTGGCACAGCTTGAACCTCAGGCGAGTGTGCGGCGCGCCATGGAGGAGATGGGCCCTACCTTCGTCAAGCTCGGCCAGATTCTGGCAACACGCGTTGACCTTTTCGATCCCGAATGGATCGCTGAATTCAGCAAGCTGCAGGACAGTACACCCGCCTCCCCTTATCCCGAAGTCCATCAGCAGCTCACTGAGGATCTGGGGGCTCCCCCCGAGGAAATATTTGCCGCCTTTGAGCCGGAACCGTTCGCCGCCGGGTCTATTGCCCAGGTCCATCTTGCACGACTGGAAGATGGTACCGAAGTTGTGGTCAAGGTGCGGCGTCCCGGCATTCGGGTGGTGGTTGAAGCGGATTTGCGCTGGCTCTCTAGACTTGCCGAACTTATCGAAACCGGCAACTCGGAACTGCGTCATTTTCATTGGCAGGAAGTGGTTGCGCAATTTACACAGTCACTCCGGCGTGAACTCGATTTTGGTGCTGAATGCCGCCATGCAGAACGTGTTGCCTCTAACTTCGCCGGCTACTCGGACGAGGCCTCGCCCATTTTGCCCCTGGCACAGCCTGCCGGCGAGGGTGAATCTTCTTCGTTACTTCCACTCATTGTCATTCCCAAGGTTTATTGGCAATGGACCGGTGAACGCGTATGTGTGCAGGAGTATATTCAAGGTATTTCAGGTCGGGATGTCGCGGCGGTGGATCGGGCGGGTCTTGACCGCAAGGTTCTCGCCCGCCGTGGGGTGGGGGCGGTGATAAAAATGATACTGGTGGATGGCCTGTTCCACGCAGACCCGCACCCTGGCAACCTGTTTTATCTTCCGGGCAATCGAATTGCCTTCATCGATTTCGGCATGATCGGCCTGCTGGGGGAAGCACGGCGCGGAGAGCTGATTCATCTTTTACTCGGGTTGGTTCAGTATGATTCCGCCGCGGTAGCCGGTGTGTTGCTCGACTGGACCGGGGAGGGGGATGTCAACGAAGAAGCGCTTAAGACTGAAATCCAGCTGTTTGTCGATCAATATCTGGGCGTTCCTCTAAAGCAGCTCAAGCTTGGTTCCATGCTTGCAGATCTTGTTGCCATCCTGCGCGGACATCGGCTGCATCTGCCGCCCGATCTTGCGCTCTTTTTCAAGGCGTTCATTACGCTTGAAGGCACAGGAAGAGAGCTCGATCCGGAACTGGATATCGCAGGCGAAGCACTGCCCCTGTTACGGGATGCAATGGCTATCCGTTACGCGCCAGCCGCCATGGCAAAGCGCGGATGGCGCACAGCGATCGAGCTGGCAAGCCTGCTAAGCAATCTGCCTCGCGATCTCTCGCGATTGTTGCGTTCCGCCCGTCGGGGCAAAGTGGATATTCATATCGAGGTGGCGCATCTCAAACACGTTGGTGATCAACTGGACGGTGCAGTCAACCGGTTGGTCGTGGGTATCGTGGTTGCCGCTGTCATCGTGGGTTCCTCAGTCGTGATGGCAGTTTCCACCGGGCCCACTCTATGGGGCGTCCCTTTCTTCAGTCTGCTCGGCTTTGCCTGTGCAACGATTGGGGCAATATGGCTGTTTTCGGCCATTTCCCGCGCCAACAGGGCCGATCGCGAGAGGAAGCCGCGAGGCGATTGA
- a CDS encoding CsbD family protein produces the protein MNKDQVKGAAKDIAGKVQQEVGELTGDKEQQAKGLAKQAEGKIQKGFGDAKEAVKDAADKL, from the coding sequence ATGAACAAAGATCAAGTTAAAGGTGCGGCTAAAGATATCGCCGGCAAAGTACAGCAGGAGGTAGGAGAATTGACCGGCGACAAGGAACAGCAAGCCAAGGGACTTGCCAAGCAGGCTGAAGGCAAAATCCAAAAAGGATTTGGCGATGCGAAAGAGGCAGTCAAGGACGCGGCTGACAAGCTCTGA